A stretch of Gymnodinialimonas phycosphaerae DNA encodes these proteins:
- a CDS encoding queuosine precursor transporter, with protein MTRLLPGVLAMAAIVVASNILVQFLFGQWLTWGAFTYPLAFLVTDVMNRVYGASVARKVVFAGFIVGVICSLIGTQIMGEFGPLVTLRIALGSGIAFLTAQLLDVAIFDRLRNGGWWQAPVISSIIGSSVDTALFFFIAFSGALTGVLPGDVAWANEVLPVLGMGPEAPLWVSLALADWGVKLALALIALVPFRLLTRKILAHPA; from the coding sequence ATGACCAGACTCCTGCCCGGCGTCCTCGCCATGGCGGCCATCGTGGTGGCCTCGAACATCCTTGTGCAATTCCTGTTCGGCCAATGGCTGACGTGGGGTGCCTTCACCTATCCGCTCGCCTTCCTCGTCACCGATGTGATGAACCGTGTCTATGGCGCGTCGGTTGCTCGCAAAGTTGTGTTCGCGGGCTTCATCGTGGGCGTCATCTGCTCGCTCATCGGGACGCAGATCATGGGCGAATTTGGCCCGCTGGTGACGCTGCGCATCGCGCTTGGCAGTGGCATTGCGTTCCTGACCGCGCAGCTGCTGGACGTGGCGATCTTTGATCGCCTGCGCAATGGGGGGTGGTGGCAAGCACCTGTAATCTCTAGCATAATCGGATCGTCCGTCGATACGGCGCTGTTCTTCTTCATCGCCTTTTCGGGTGCACTTACCGGCGTCCTGCCCGGCGATGTGGCCTGGGCGAACGAGGTGCTTCCGGTCCTTGGCATGGGCCCCGAGGCCCCGCTTTGGGTGTCGTTGGCCCTTGCTGATTGGGGTGTCAAACTTGCCCTTGCCTTGATCGCACTGGTGCCGTTCCGCCTGCTCACACGGAAAATTCTGGCACATCCTGCGTAA
- the arfB gene encoding alternative ribosome rescue aminoacyl-tRNA hydrolase ArfB gives MTLRITDKISIEDWEVTESFVRAGGPGGQNVNKVSTAVELRFEAERSPNLPGPVKTRLRRLAGRRWTKEGALVLFVAEERSQARNREIARQRLAELVKAATVVPKRRVKTRVSLNQKRKRVAEKKKRGEVKALRGSVGEE, from the coding sequence ATGACCCTTCGCATCACCGACAAAATCAGCATCGAGGATTGGGAAGTCACCGAAAGCTTCGTGCGCGCGGGGGGGCCGGGCGGGCAGAACGTGAACAAGGTGAGCACGGCGGTGGAGCTGCGGTTCGAGGCGGAGCGGTCGCCGAACCTGCCCGGCCCGGTGAAGACGCGGCTGAGGCGGCTGGCGGGACGGCGCTGGACGAAAGAGGGCGCGCTGGTGCTGTTCGTGGCGGAGGAGCGGTCCCAGGCCCGGAACAGGGAGATCGCGCGGCAGCGGCTGGCGGAGCTGGTGAAGGCGGCGACGGTGGTGCCGAAACGGCGGGTCAAGACTCGGGTGAGTTTGAACCAGAAGCGGAAGCGGGTGGCGGAGAAGAAAAAGCGCGGAGAGGTGAAGGCGCTGCGGGGGTCTGTGGGGGAGGAGTGA
- a CDS encoding aromatic amino acid transaminase: MFETLTAPAPDKIFQLTGQFAADPRPGKVDLLVGLYRNADGVTPVMGAVKEAERRILEAQTTKAYLGFAGDAAFISGMRDLLLADAVPEARIAGIATVGGTSAMRQILELVRTLTPDAQVWVSDPSWPIHAGMTDHLGLARRSYRYLDRNTNGLDRDGMMDDLRNARAGDVIVLHGCCHNPTGADLTLADWEEVAAICLKTGAIPLVDMAYQGFGAGLVEDAAGTRLLAQKVPTLFLAASCSKNFGLYRERAGVALIATSEGARAAAQGHLTAMNRNNFSFPPDHGARCVDLILHDADLRQMWDAELTAMRDSMTRNRRALADALRAETGSDRFGFFAAHQGMFSLIGASPAQVAALREDHGIYVVGDGRMNVAGLTVDNIPKVARGLAAVLG, from the coding sequence ATGTTCGAAACCCTCACCGCCCCCGCGCCGGACAAGATTTTCCAACTGACGGGCCAATTCGCGGCGGATCCGCGGCCCGGCAAGGTTGACCTTCTGGTCGGCCTCTACCGTAACGCGGATGGCGTGACCCCTGTCATGGGCGCGGTGAAAGAGGCAGAGCGCCGGATCCTGGAGGCGCAGACCACGAAGGCCTACCTGGGCTTTGCCGGCGACGCGGCGTTCATTTCTGGCATGCGCGATCTGCTTCTGGCCGATGCTGTGCCAGAGGCGCGCATTGCGGGCATTGCTACCGTGGGGGGCACCAGCGCCATGCGCCAGATCCTGGAGCTGGTGCGAACGTTGACCCCGGATGCGCAGGTCTGGGTTTCCGACCCAAGCTGGCCGATCCATGCGGGGATGACGGACCATCTTGGGCTGGCGCGCCGCAGCTATCGCTACCTTGACCGAAACACCAACGGCCTGGATCGCGATGGGATGATGGACGATCTACGCAACGCCCGCGCGGGCGACGTGATCGTCCTGCACGGGTGTTGTCACAACCCGACCGGAGCGGATTTGACCCTTGCCGATTGGGAGGAAGTCGCAGCGATTTGCCTGAAGACAGGTGCCATTCCCCTCGTGGACATGGCCTATCAGGGATTCGGCGCCGGGCTGGTCGAGGACGCCGCCGGAACGCGGTTGCTGGCGCAAAAGGTGCCGACACTGTTCCTCGCCGCCAGCTGCTCTAAGAATTTCGGCCTCTACCGAGAGCGCGCGGGGGTCGCCCTGATCGCGACAAGTGAGGGCGCGCGCGCCGCGGCGCAGGGGCATCTGACCGCGATGAACCGCAACAATTTCTCATTTCCGCCGGACCACGGGGCGCGGTGTGTGGATCTGATCCTGCACGACGCTGACCTGCGGCAGATGTGGGACGCGGAACTGACCGCCATGCGCGACAGCATGACCCGGAATCGCCGAGCGCTTGCGGATGCGCTGCGGGCCGAGACGGGATCGGACCGCTTTGGGTTCTTCGCGGCGCATCAGGGCATGTTCTCCTTGATCGGGGCTTCGCCCGCTCAGGTGGCGGCCCTGCGCGAGGATCACGGCATATATGTCGTGGGGGACGGGCGGATGAATGTGGCGGGGCTGACGGTGGATAATATCCCCAAGGTGGCCCGTGGTTTGGCGGCCGTGCTGGGTTGA
- a CDS encoding type II toxin-antitoxin system RelE/ParE family toxin gives MKRIDYAADATADIADIWDYTEERWGYDQAVKYDAKIEDRIVGVASGRVASRSADEIAPELRRALAGSHVVFFREDEVAVTVVRVLHQRMDVGWV, from the coding sequence GTGAAACGCATTGACTACGCTGCCGATGCCACGGCGGACATCGCAGACATCTGGGATTACACCGAAGAGCGATGGGGATACGACCAAGCGGTCAAATACGATGCGAAGATCGAGGATCGGATTGTCGGTGTTGCAAGTGGACGGGTGGCCTCCCGCTCGGCGGACGAGATCGCGCCAGAGCTGCGGCGGGCACTGGCGGGAAGCCACGTGGTGTTCTTCCGCGAGGATGAGGTGGCCGTGACAGTGGTGCGGGTACTGCATCAGCGGATGGATGTGGGGTGGGTTTAG
- a CDS encoding type II toxin-antitoxin system ParD family antitoxin, whose protein sequence is MARNTSVSLGDHFGEFIDEKVKEGRYGSASDVIRAGLRLLEEEEAKLERLRAEIAKGDASGIATEWNWDEFRESRRAEYEAKLKAAE, encoded by the coding sequence ATGGCTCGCAATACATCCGTCTCCTTGGGGGATCACTTCGGAGAGTTCATCGACGAGAAGGTGAAAGAAGGCCGCTACGGCTCGGCTAGTGACGTGATCCGGGCGGGGTTGCGGTTGCTGGAGGAGGAAGAGGCGAAGCTGGAACGCCTTCGCGCAGAGATTGCGAAGGGGGATGCAAGTGGGATTGCGACTGAGTGGAACTGGGACGAGTTCCGGGAGAGCAGACGTGCGGAATACGAAGCCAAGTTGAAAGCCGCCGAGTGA